One Brassica napus cultivar Da-Ae chromosome C4, Da-Ae, whole genome shotgun sequence genomic region harbors:
- the LOC125586033 gene encoding uncharacterized protein LOC125586033: MAPKKNDTEVNMDQLQQQMSRVVVTEMGPTMGRVDSMEQTLQTMQGQLNSIFARWEQKAKAKEEEQRRLMEKARGKSHVSDETRSEGKIGQHKHLEDGEQSLLVDQTPIDSRGDESGVRHAQRRGSRFHDDYDDDRGRSLTRRLELPLFDGENADSWVLKVEQYFEIREYSEEEKLRNVRTCFDGEALLWYRWERDRNPFRSWNQMKYRVLEQYSSNKDTSAGERLLTLRQTGTVREYCRDFKNLAMNAPELTEEVLELAFIVGLNTKIRAGVKLFEPRGLQKLMETATKVEDWSGEGESSPPKGGRSNSLGLSTTSPKPNSGVQTTTPNRSKPGPVSTNPNNRSGGRATTTHGRLKPPFRRLTPEEVAKWQAEGLCFKCDEKWHRNHLCSKPELTVLVTRDDGSETELVEDPCELEVEEEVKAVVAEVSINSVVGLTSPKTMKLKGKIGTEEVVVLIDSGASHNFISEGLVKRLKLETCSTAKYGVLVAGGVKVQGRGVIEEVDLVLPSCTICTSFLPLELGIADVILGVQWLDTLGEMSVNWKFQWIKILLEGDWVTIQGDLSLHSAAVSLKSLWKALGKEGEGMIVEYGGIQKDEASVPVAMDGQWRAVLDRYAQVFEEPTGLPPSRGKEHAVNLEDGAKSVSVRPFRYPQTQKAEIEKHITSMLAAGIIQESSSPFSSPVLLVRKNDGSWRFCVDYRALNRVTVADKYPIPMIDQLLDELHGAKVFSKLDLGSGYYQIRVKQSDVPKTAFRTHDGHYKFLVMPFGLSNAPATFQSLMNKIFRPFLRKFVLVFFDDILVYSKTAEEHQGHLETVLQVLQEQKLYANFKKCKFGSSTVEYLGHVISEKGVSADDDKIRAMVDWPIPRNIKNLRGFLGLTGYYRKFVRSYGSIAWPLTVLLRKDQFQWGAEATTAFEALKQAMSSVPVLTMPDFIAQFIVESDASGIGLGAVLMQGQQPIAYFSQALTDRQRAKSVYERELMAIVFAIQKWRHYLIGRKFVVRTDQKSLRFLMEQREVNLEYQRWLTKLLGFDFDIVYKPGLENKAADALSRKMAVTELYAVSVSTVLQLEKIAEEVDHDPELHLIIEELANGSDKWKEYSMVQERLLRNGKLVIPKGSTLVGFIMEEYHSGKMGGHGGVLKTHKRIGGTVLLDRDDDGHTPFCGCLRSVSTSEIFHFGSRRVTPAFTSPR; this comes from the coding sequence ATGGCACCAAAGAAGAACGATACGGAGGTTAACATGGACCAGTTGCAACAACAGATGAGCAGGGTTGTTGTAACCGAGATGGGTCCAACGATGGGAAGGGTAGACTCGATGGAACAAACGCTTCAAACGATGCAAGGACAGCTTAACAGCATCTTTGCTCGTTGGGAGCAGAAGGCGAAGGCCAAGGAGGAAGAACAACGGAGGTTGATGGAGAAAGCCCGCGGTAAGAGCCACGTCAGTGACGAGACTCGATCTGAGGGCAAGATCGGTCAACACAAACACCTGGAGGACGGTGAGCAGAGCCTTCTGGTGGACCAAACTCCGATCGACAGTCGCGGCGATGAATCAGGGGTCCGACATGCACAGAGGCGTGGATCTCGGTTTCACGATGACTACGACGACGACAGAGGACGGTCTCTGACACGGAGGTTGGAGCTGCCTCTGTTCGACGGGGAGAACGCTGACAGCTGGGTTCTCAAGGTCGAACAGTACTTTGAGATCCGCGAGTACTCGGAGGAGGAGAAGCTACGCAACGTCAGGACGTGCTTCGACGGTGAGGCCTTGCTGTGGTACCGTTGGGAGCGTGATCGGAACCCATTTCGTAGCTGGAACCAGATGAAATATCGGGTACTGGAGCAGTACTCGTCCAACAAGGACACCTCCGCCGGCGAAAGGTTACTGACATTGCGACAAACTGGCACCGTCCGGGAATACTGTCGCGATTTCAAAAACCTCGCCATGAACGCACCTGAGTTAACGGAGGAGGTCTTGGAACTGGCATTCATCGTTGGGTTGAATACGAAGATCCGCGCCGGCGTGAAGTTATTTGAACCGCGCGGATTGCAAAAACTGATGGAGACGGCGACGAAGGTAGAGGACTGGTCCGGCGAGGGCGAGTCATCGCCGCCTAAGGGAGGACGCTCGAATAGTTTGGGCCTTTCGACCACGTCACCAAAGCCCAACTCGGGGGTCCAAACTACAACACCAAATCGTTCGAAGCCTGGCCCAGTTTCGACAAACCCTAATAATCGAAGCGGGGGCCGCGCGACGACGACCCATGGGCGTTTGAAACCACCGTTTCGGCGTCTAACACCGGAGGAAGTGGCGAAATGGCAGGCGGAGGGACTATGCTTTAAGTGCGATGAGAAGTGGCATCGTAATCACCTTTGTTCCAAACCGGAGCTGACAGTGTTAGTCACTCGTGACGATGGTTCTGAGACAGAGCTAGTGGAGGATCCTTGCGAGCTagaggtggaggaggaggttAAAGCGGTTGTGGCAGAGGTTTCAATCAACTCCGTGGTAGGGCTGACATCTCCGAAGACAATGAAATTGAAGGGGAAGATCGGCACAGAAGAGGTGGTGGTGCTGATTGATAGCGGTGCTTCCCACAATTTCATCTCTGAGGGGTTAGTTAAGCGTTTGAAGTTGGAGACATGTAGTACGGCGAAGTATGGGGTCTTAGTCGCAGGAGGAGTCAAAGTTCAAGGCAGAGGAGTGATTGAAGAGGTTGATCTGGTGCTTCCATCATGTACGATCTGTACCAGTTTCTTACCATTAGAACTGGGCATTGCAGATGTCATTTTGGGAGTCCAGTGGCTAGATACCTTGGGTGAGATGAGTGTTAACTGGAAGTTTCAGTGGATAAAGATCTTGTTGGAGGGAGATTGGGTGACAATACAAGGCGATCTCAGTCTCCACTCTGCAGCAGTGTCGCTTAAGTCGCTATGGAAAGCACTGGGAAAGGAGGGCGAAGGAATGATTGTGGAGTATGGAGGAATACAAAAGGATGAGGCGTCAGTTCCTGTGGCTATGGATGGGCAATGGAGAGCGGTTCTTGACCGTTATGCTCAGGTGTTCGAGGAACCAACGGGCTTACCTCCTTCGCGTGGGAAGGAGCACGCGGTCAACTTGGAGGATGGAGCTAAGTCAGTCAGCGTCAGACCATTCCGGTACCCGCAGACACAGAAGGCAGAGATCGAGAAGCATATCACTTCTATGTTGGCTGCAGGCATTATTCAAGAGAGCAGTAGTCCGTTCTCTAGTCCGGTGCTGTTGGTCCGAAAGAATGACGGTAGCTGGCGGTTTTGTGTCGACTACAGGGCACTCAACCGCGTGACAGTGGCGGATAAGTACCCGATCCCGATGATCGATCAACTCCTCGACGAACTACATGGAGCTAAGGTGTTCTCGAAACTTGATCTTGGCTCAGGCTATTATCAGATACGGGTGAAGCAATCAGACGTGCCCAAGACAGCATTCCGCACTCACGACGGCCATTACAAGTTCCTAGTAATGCCGTTTGGGTTATCGAATGCGCCTGCTACGTTTCAGTCCCTCATGAATAAAATCTTTCGACCGTTCCTTCGGAAGTTTGTGCTAGTCTTCTTTGATGACATCCTAGTCTACAGCAAGACTGCGGAAGAGCATCAGGGACATTTAGAAACGGTGTTGCAAGTCCTGCAGGAGCAGAAGCTGTatgcaaacttcaaaaaatgcAAGTTCGGCAGCTCCACAGTGGAGTACTTGGGTCACGTCATCTCGGAGAAAGGAGTATCTGCTGATGATGACAAGATCAGAGCAATGGTAGATTGGCCAATTCCTAGGAATATCAAGAATCTGCGAGGGTTCTTAGGCTTGACGGGATATTACCGAAAGTTTGTGCGCAGTTACGGGAGTATTGCGTGGCCACTCACAGTGCTGCTTCGCAAGGATCAGTTCCAGTGGGGAGCGGAAGCCACCACAGCCTTTGAGGCTCTGAAACAGGCGATGTCGTCAGTACCGGTCTTGACTATGCCTGACTTCATCGCCCAATTCATTGTCGAGTCTGATGCTTCAGGAATAGGGTTGGGAGCCGTTCTGATGCAAGGACAGCAACCCATCGCTTACTTTAGCCAAGCTCTGACTGATAGGCAACGGGCAAAATCCGTCTACGAGCGTGAACTCATGGCCATCGTGTTCGCCATACAGAAGTGGCGTCACTACCTCATTGGGAGGAAGTTCGTAGTGCGCACGGATCAAAAGAGTCTGCGGTTTTTGATGGAACAACGTGAAGTGAATTTGGAGTATCAGCGTTGGTTGACAAAGCTGCTTGGGTTTGATTTCGACATTGTGTATAAGCCGGGCCTGGAGAATAAGGCGGCTGACGCACTCTCGAGAAAGATGGCAGTGACTGAATTATATGCTGTCTCGGTATCCACGGTGCTGCAACTGGAGAAGATAGCAGAAGAAGTAGACCACGATCCTGAGTTGCATCTGATCATTGAGGAGTTAGCCAACGGATCTGATAAATGGAAGGAGTATTCTATGGTTCAAGAGAGGTTACTTCGCAATGGGAAGCTTGTTATACCAAAAGGGTCGACACTGGTGGGATTCATTATGGAGGAGTATCACAGTGGGAAGATGGGGGGCCACGGAGGGGTTCTCAAAACTCATAAGCGGATTGGGGGAACTGTTCTATTGGACAGGGATGATGACGGACATACGCCATTTTGTGGCTGCTTGCGCAGTGTGTCAACGTCAGAAATATTCCACTTTGGCTCCAGGAGGGTTACTCCAGCCTTTACCAGTCCCAGATAA